GCACCGCGCGGATCTCACCGGCCATCGGCCCCGAGAGCGGCGCGGTCCACAGCCAGGTGTGCGGCACGATGCACGCCCACTCGCCCGCGGCAACCTGTGCGAATAGCGAAGCGACGGAATCGGTCTCGACCTGAGGGCGCACGGTGATGCCGTGCTTCGCGAAGGCTGCGTCAACGATCTGCCGGTCCCGCATGTCCGGTGTCAGCAACGCAAGTGGGAGCTGTGCGGCCTCCGGCCAGACCAGCGTCGAGGCACCCGGGGGCAGCATGTCCGCCGGCGCCAGCAACACATAGTGCTCCTCATAAAGCGGCACCAGGTCCACGTCGTGGGCGTCCTCGGGCGCGGGATGCACGATGACGGCGTCGAGTTCGAACTCGCGCAGCCGCCGGTACAGTTCGGTGGTCGCCAGCCGGGAACGGATCTGCACCTTGGCCAACGGATGTGCGGCACAGAAGGCCGACAGCAACAGTGACGCCGTCGTCGAGGCGGTGGGAACCGTGCCCAGCCGAAGCGTGCCGGTGATCCCGGACCGCACGGCGTCCACCTCGGCCTTGAACGCATCGTGCTCGGCCAGAATCCGTTTGGCCCACACCACCAACCGCTCGCCCTCGGGGGTGAGGCCCTCGAAGCTGTGCCCGCGGTTGATCAGGGTGACGTTCAGTTCGCGTTCGAGCTTGGCGATCGCGGCCGAAAGCGCGGGCTGCGACACGTGGCACTGCTCGGCGGCCCGGGCGAAGTGGCGCTCTCGGGCGACCGCGACAAAGTACTCCAGTTGACGGAAGAGCACCCGCACCTCCTCGGCACTCGGGCACCGGTCTCGCTGAGACTACCGCTACTCGACCGCCACGACGGCCAACCGGGCTACCGGGACGATGTTTGCTACGACGGGTAGTGGGTAGACAGCCAGTAGAATACCGTGTGTTGATCGCACCATCTCGAAGGGTGGACGCCATGCATCGAGCGGTTAGTTATCTGTTTGTTATGACTGCGATCACGGTCATGGCGATCGCGGGCGCGGGCCGCCCCAGTATGGCCGCGGTCCCGGTTCCCCGCCCGATTCCCGGCGTTGCTTCGATCCTGCCGGCTAACGGCGCGACGGTCGGCGTGGCGCACCCGGTGGTGGTGACTTTCACCGCGCCGGTCACCGACCGCCGCGCCGCGCAGCGGGTCATCCACGTCACCTCGCCGGCGGGCATTCCCGGGCACTTCGAATGGG
This is a stretch of genomic DNA from Mycobacterium lacus. It encodes these proteins:
- a CDS encoding LysR family transcriptional regulator codes for the protein MLFRQLEYFVAVARERHFARAAEQCHVSQPALSAAIAKLERELNVTLINRGHSFEGLTPEGERLVVWAKRILAEHDAFKAEVDAVRSGITGTLRLGTVPTASTTASLLLSAFCAAHPLAKVQIRSRLATTELYRRLREFELDAVIVHPAPEDAHDVDLVPLYEEHYVLLAPADMLPPGASTLVWPEAAQLPLALLTPDMRDRQIVDAAFAKHGITVRPQVETDSVASLFAQVAAGEWACIVPHTWLWTAPLSGPMAGEIRAVQLVDPVLTAQIALATNSAGPGSPVARALAACAQQSGLDEFFEARLLGITRRR